The genomic region GGAAGCTCGGCACCGCGATGGTCACGAGGATGATGACGGGAATCGTCGTCCAGATCACCTCCAGGAGGGTGTTGTGGGTGACCCTGGAGGGCGTCGGATTGGCCTTGCGGTTGTATCGGATGATGACCCACAGCAGCAGGCCCGCGACCACCGCCACGACGGTCAGAATGATGACGAGCAGCAGGTCGTAGAAGTCGTGGATCTGGTGGGCGATGGGCGAGGCGGCCGGCTGCAGCCCGATCTCCCGATCCTGCGGCGCGCCGACCATCTCCTGGGCCAGCGCCGTTCCGGCGCTCAACCAGACCATGAGCTGGACCGCCACGAGCGATGCGATGCGCTTGATGACCATGGGATCGTTCCGCCTTGCTGACTGTTCCGTTCCGCCGGTTCCGGCCTGCCGACGGCGCCCGCCACGGGGCCTGGCGTGTGCCACCCGCCGGCGCCCCCGCATGCAGCGGGCAGGATCGGGCGCGGTGGTTTTGCCGGTTCTTTAGACGATGGCTTTCGCCCATCGCAAGCCGCTTTTTCCGGGCGGGGATCCTATGCAAGCGGGGCCGCGGTCCCTATCTTGCGACAGGAAGGGTCTCGGGTGCCGCCTGCGGCGGACGCGGGCGCGGGATCGTATCGACAGGCGAGGGATTCGGCACGCATGGACGCATCGCGGCAGGACGCAGACCGCGGCAGCCCCCCGGCAGGCGATGTCGAGGCGCTGCTCTACGGCGAGGGTGATCTCGATGCCGAGGCTCTGCCCGCCCTCGTCGGCGAGGCCTTGACGGGGCTCGAGGACGGCGAGCTGTTCGCCGAATACGCCCGCACGGAGTCCCTGCTGCTCGAAGACGGGCGGATCACGGATGCCCATTACGGCGAAAGCCGCGGCTTCGGGCTGCGCGGGCTGATCGGCGAGCAGGCGGCCTTCGCCCATTCCCCGCTGCTGACGAAGCAGGCGCTGGCCGAGGCCGCCGCGGTCGTCCGGAGTCTGCGCAGGGGCGGGCCGGTGCGCATGGCGCCTCCGCCGCCGGGCACCAACCGCCGGCTTTATGGCGACGAGGACGTGCTGGCGCGCCCCGGCTTTGCGGAGAAGGTGGCGCTGCTCGCCGAGATCGACCGGCATCTGCGCAGCCGCGACCCGCGTGTGCGGCAGGTCACCGCCTCGCTTGCCGCAAGCTGGCGGGTGGTGGAGATCCTTCGCGCCGACGGCTTTCGCGCCCGCGACATCCGGCCGCTCGTGCGGCTCACGATTTCCGTGGTTCTGGAGCGGGACGGGCGGCGCGAGCGCGGCTCGGCCTCGGCCGGCGGCCGGCTCGCCTTCGCCGGGGCGCTGGAGCAGGCGGGGGGCTGGCGGCGGCTGGCGGACGAGGCGCTGCGCCAGGCGGACGTCAATCTTGCGGCCGAGCCCATGCCGGCGGGCGAGATGCCGGTGGTGCTGGGGCCCGGCTGGCCCGGCGTGCTGCTGCACGAGGCGGTCGGCCACGGGCTCGAGGGCGACTTCAACCGCAAGGGGCTGTCGGTGTTCGCGGGCCGGATCGGCGAGCGGGTGGCGGCCCCCGGTGTCACGGTGGTCGACGACGGCACGATCCCCCTGCGCCGCGGCTCGCTCACCATCGATGATGAAGGCACGCCGAGCCGCGAGACCGTGCTGATCGAGGACGGCGTGCTCAAGGGCTATCTCTTCGACCGCCTCAACGCCCGGCTGATGGGCCGCGAATCCACGGGCAACGGCCGGCGTCAGTCCTACGCCCATCTGCCGATGCCGCGGATGACGAACACCTTCATGCGCCCCGGCGACGCGGAGCTTGCGGACATGATCGCCGAGGTGAAGGACGGCATCTATGCGGTCGATTTCGGCGGCGGTCAGGTGGACATCACCTCCGGGCGCTTCGTCTTCACCTGCACGGAGGCCTATCGCATCCGCAACGGCCGGATCGCCGAGCCCGTCAAGGGCGCGACGCTGATCGGCTCGGGGGCCGAGGTGCTCCAGCGCGTGCGCGCCATCGGCAGGGAGCTCCGGCTCGACCCGGGCATCGGCACCTGCGGCAAGGACGGCCAGAGCGTGCCGGTGGGCGTCGGCCAGCCGGCGCTGCTCGTCTCCTCGCTCGTCGTCGGCGGCACCGAGGCCGCCTGAGTCGGCGCGCGCCGGCGCGGCGGGATCGAGACGGGGATCGTCCGCAGCTTCATTGGATCCGCCGATCAAGTCGGCGGGTGGCGCTTTCTTTCTTCGTCATTCGCCGCGAAAGCGGCGAATCCAGCCGGCGGTGGTAACCGCCGCGACGCCGTCGTTGGCCCCGATAGTGGCTGGATCCGCCGATCAAGTCGGCGGATGACGATTGGGAGTAGGCACCGACCGATGCCCTCCCCCGTCGCGTCATTCACCGGCTCGACCGGCGAACCCATCAGGCGGTGATGGCAGTACCGGCGCAGGTGATCGGCCCCGCTGCCCGCTGGACCCGCCGGTCAAGCCGGCGGGTGACGAGCGATGGGGGAGCCGGCGGGTGACGCTCTCCTCACTCGTCGTTCGCCGGCTTGACCGGCGAACCCATGAGGCGGCGAACGCATCCCCCGCCCCCGGGATTGGCTCCGCCGCCGGCCGGTCCCGCCGGTCGAGCCGGCGGGTGGCGCTTTCTTTCTTCGTCATTCGTTGCGAAAGCGGCGAATCCAGCCATCAGACGGGCTGTTCCCGGCGCACGGGGTCGTTTCCGCTTCCCGCCGGACCCGCCGATCAAGTCCGCGGGTGACGAAAAGAGGCGGAACGCGCCGCTCGAGCCTGCGGATGACGGGAAAAGGCGCGGCAAGGGTCGGGCCTGCGGCTCATCCTTGCGGGCGGGGAGGGGAGGAAGCGCCGCGCCGTTTGATCGATGTCAAAGCGCTGAGCCGGGTCTTCCGGCAGGCTGATGCATGCACGCGAAACGAAAGGGGCCAAGGCGCGTTGATCGTGTAGCGGCCGCGCGGTGGCGATGGCCGGAAAACGGACGGGAAGGACGGAACGATGGCGGACACTCTGTATTGCGTCGGTGTCGACGGCAGCGAGAACAGCCGGCGGGCGGTGATTCATGCCGCGCGCCTGGCGCAGAAGACGGGGGCGCGGCTGCTGCTTGTCCATGTGATCAGCTGGTCGGCCTACACTCCGCTTTCGGTGGAGGAGGCCCTGCGGCGGCCCGTCGAGAAGAAGGAGGAGGAGCGCATCGGCCGCGAGCGGGTCCTGGAGCCGCTGGCCGCGCTCGCACGCGAGCAGGGTGCGGCGGACGTCGACACGCATCTGACCTGGGGGCACCCGGCCGCCGAGATCGTGAAGGTCGCCCGCGAGCGCAAGGCGGAAATGATCGTGGTCGCGCGGCGCGGGCATTCGACGCTCGTCGATCTCGTGCTCGGCTCGGTCGCGAACGCCGTCGCCCACATGGCGGACCGGCCCGTGCTGCTGGTGCCCTAGGGCCGCTCCTGCCGGTGGCCGGCGCGACGCGCTCGCCCGCTGCGGGATCTTGACAGCCCGGCCCCCGCCCGGCTTTTCCGACGCAGAGGTGGCCGCGGCGGCGGTCGGATGGCGCAAGACGGGCTGAAGGGAGGCATGCGGACATGGAGATCGCGGGTGTTGCGGCTGTCGTAACCGGCGGCGCCTCGGGGCTGGGCGAGGCGACGGCGCGGCGGCTGGCGGCGGCGGGTGCCAAGGTCACGATCTTCGACCGCAATGGCGAGCGCGCCGAGGCGGTGGCGCGCGAGATCGGCGGGCGGGCGGCAGTCGTCGACGTCGCGGACGCCGGGGCCGTCGAGGCCGCGTTTGCCGAGGCCGAAGCCGCCCATGGCGTCGCGCGCATCCTCGTCAACTGCGCCGGCATCGGGCTCGCCATGAAGACGGTGAGCCGCGGCAAGCCGCATCCGCTGGACGCCTTCGAGCAGGTGATCCGCGTCAATCTCGTCGGCACCTTCAACTGCATCCGCGTGGCGGCCGCGCGCATGGTGGCGGCCGAGCCGCTTGGCGAGGAGCGCGGGGTCATCATCAACACGGCATCCATCGCCGCCTTCGACGGCCAGATCGGCCAGGCGGCCTATTCGGCCTCCAAGGGCGGAATCGTCGGCATGACGCTGCCGATCGCCCGGGATCTGGCGGATAAGCAGGTCCGGGTGGTGACCATCGCGCCCGGCCTGTTCCTGACGCCGCTCCTGATGAGCCTGCCCGAGGAGGCGCGCGAGGCGCTGGCAGCCAGCGTCCCGCACCCGCATCGCCTCGGCCGGCCCGAGGAATACGCGATGCTCGCCGAGCACATCGTCACCAACCCCATGCTCAACGGCGACACCATCCGCCTCGACGGCGCCCTGCGCATGGCGCCGAAGTGAGGGGCGCGCCCAAGGCGGCTGGGCCTCTGGCATCTCGTGGCGCCCTGCTTGAGGGAGCTGAGGCGCGCGAAGTCCTGGGTTTCCCGGGCCCGCCGCGGGGGAAGCCCCCCGTTTCTCCGTTCGATTGCCGATAAAACGCGGATCGTAGAAGTCTTGACAGCTCGCGCAACCTGGGACAGGATTTGCCGTGGGACGTATAGGGGGAACATCTCCAGGAGAGGGGAGTCCAAGCCATGAAGGATCTGGCGGTTCTGCTCCAGGAAGAGCGGGAAGAAGAGCATTTCCCCGCCAAGGGGCATTCCGCGCTCAGGGAGCGCAAATGCGGGTGGGGAAGCGGCGAAAGGACATCTCATTGCCGGGTGTCGGGGAGTGGACGGTTCTTCCCTTCGGCAAAGCGGGCGATCGCCGGTGCCGCTCTATTCCTCTGGGTTTCCATGCTTTTTCTTTCCGGTTCCGGCATGCTGCTTGCGCAGCCTCTGCTCGCGCAAGGCAAGGTTTCGAGCCGACCGGCCTTCGTGCCGGGGCGGCAGAGCTTGGCAAGCCCGCTTTCCTTCACGGGCTATGAAGGCCGCATGGCCATCTGGCAGGGTGAGCTGCCGGTTGTTGGGGCGCCGGTTCGACTGGCTCTTGATGGTCGTGGAGGCGGCATCCTCACGATCACGAACCCGCAAACCGGCGCGCAGGAAAGCGTTGGCATCACCATTTCCAGCGGCGCGGGTGCGGGCACCGGTACACCGCTGGCAACCGCCTCGGGAACCGTCGATGTCGGCGTGGTCTTTCTCGGCAAGAGTCCCGACGGCAAGCTGATATTCGGGGTCGTGGTTGACGGACGGATCGTGGAGATCCTTTTGATCGACCCGGTCACCAAGAGGGTGGTGCGGCGCATTTCGTTCTGAAGCGCTCGATTTCCTCTGAAGTTCATCGGATCGACAGTCGGCATGACCGGAGCGTGCGCTGGGCCTGCGTGGCGGTGAGGGAGTCCGTACTCTCCTTCCTGCGGCGAAGACCCAGAGCGCCGCTGCTTCGCGCTCTCGGGGCGAAGACGGGTGGGCTCCTCCTGCAAGGAGCCGACAGGAGGCAGGAAAAGGGGGCCTCTTCAAGGCACCGGAGAAACGGCCGGGTCTGCCAAGTCGGCCACGGCATGCGCCACCAGCCCGAGCGCGAGATCGACGAGCATCGAATGTGCACGCCCTGCAGCCATGATCATCTCGGCATCCCGCCCGTGCGCAGTCCTCACGATTTCCGCGGCCGGTGTCCCCGGACGAGAGGGGATCGCCATTGCCCCCTGCGCCTCAGGGCGCTGGCGGCGAGCGTCCCGCACCCGCATCGCCTCGGCCGGCCGGAGGAATACGCGATGCTCGCCGAGCACATCGTCACCAACCCCATGCTCAACGGCGAGACCATCCGCCTCGACGGCGCCCTGCGCATGGCCCCGCGGTGAGACGGAAGGCGGGCGCCCCGTCGCATTCGAAACGCGGCGGAAGAGAGACTCCTTACGGCTCTCATCGATCGCCCGCCGGGCGCGGACGGCGTCGTGGGCCGTCCGACGGGGTCGGGCCCGCTCTGATACCGGCACAATTTGCTCTTTCAGCGGCGCCGGCCGACGCACCGACCGCGCTCTCCGCTTACGTTTTTTCGCCGGCAGAGCCGACAACGGGTGGAAGAAGGAAAGGGAAAGAGAGAGGGGCCGGGCACGAGGCCCGGCCCCTCCTTAGGGTGCGTATAGGTGCCGCCTAGAACTGGGCGGTGATGCCGACGAAGTAGCGGCGGCCGATATTGTCGAAGGTCTCGCACGCTCGGCGATCGCGGGCGGGTCGTTGTCCGCCAGATTGTTGACGCCGGCGCGCAGGGTGACATTGTCGAACAGATCATAGGTCACGGCGATGTCGTGGATGCCGTAGCCGCCCGTGGCCAGCACGTCCTTCGACAGCAGCAGGTCCGGCTCGTTCTGCCGAGACTCCTTGTTGAAGACCCACTGCGAATCCTGCCACTCGAAGGTGTATGTCAGGCTGAAGCGCTTGTAGGCCCAGGTCGTCGAGAACTGGAAGTGCCAGACGTGGGATTGTCGATCCAGCCCGGCGAACTGGTCGAAGTCCTCCGGATCGTCCTGGAAGGCGAAGACTCTTCAGGCTGTCGAGCCAAGTGCCGCGCACGCGGAAGCCGAGGTCACCCCACTCGCGCCCGACAAGATCATAGAAGGACGTGCGGTAGATGCGCATCGAAATCCGCACCGCGGGTGGAGAGGGCCTCCACATTGAGCGAACCGTCGAGCAGGAACTCCGATGATCTCGAAGGCGTTCGAGCGCCCGCGGCCGTGCGCCCGCTTGATCAGCGAGCAGAACGTCGGATCGAGCGTCGGCCCGTCCACGCAGCGCTGGGCCACGAGTCGTCTGCGCGGACAGGAAGCGTCGCAATCGCGTCCTTGATCTTGATCTTGTAGTAGTCGACGCGACGAGCGACAGGCCAGGGCACCCAGCGCGGCGTCACGATCGTGCCCACCGTCCAGGAGCGCGCCCGCTCCTCCTGCACGTTCGGGTTGCCGCCAAAGAAGCCGGCATTCGACACGTTCGGATTGGGATCGACGTAGGTCACCCAGCGGCGGGAATGCCCAGCGCCGCACAGTTCTTGACGGCGGTTCGCGGCCGAGATCCGGATTGGCCGTCCAGATTCTCCGGCCGAGCAGGGGTCGGCAATCTGCGTCGAAGGTCTGCGACAACGGCTGGAACAGCTCACCGAATGTTGGGCGCCCGGATCGCACGCGAGAAGGTGCCGCGGAAGCGTGACGTCGCGGACCGGACGATAGGTGCCGTCCACGCCCCAAGTCGTCGTCGACGCCGACCGCCGATGGAGTAGTTGGAGAACCGGGCGGCGCCATGGACCGTCAGCTCCTCCACCAGCGGCTTGTCGCGCAGGATGGGCACGTTGAACTCGAAGAAGCCCTCGTGCACGTGGAACTTGCCGCCGACACCCGCCTGCGCATTCGCGAAGACGTCGATGATGCGCGGCAGATCGTCATTCGTGACGCTGGGCGCGCTCGCCCCGGTATTCGTAGCCGAGCGCGAAGGAAACGGGCCCGGCGCCGAAGCGGCGTCTCGAACAGATCACCCGTCAACGTGAACAACGCATCCCACTGCTCGACAAGCGCCTTTCTCGAGAACGTTCACGTTGATCCAGTTGGCACGCGCTTCCGCGCTGATCGCGTTCGGCC from Rhodothalassiaceae bacterium harbors:
- a CDS encoding 3-hydroxyacyl-CoA dehydrogenase gives rise to the protein MEIAGVAAVVTGGASGLGEATARRLAAAGAKVTIFDRNGERAEAVAREIGGRAAVVDVADAGAVEAAFAEAEAAHGVARILVNCAGIGLAMKTVSRGKPHPLDAFEQVIRVNLVGTFNCIRVAAARMVAAEPLGEERGVIINTASIAAFDGQIGQAAYSASKGGIVGMTLPIARDLADKQVRVVTIAPGLFLTPLLMSLPEEAREALAASVPHPHRLGRPEEYAMLAEHIVTNPMLNGDTIRLDGALRMAPK
- a CDS encoding universal stress protein, giving the protein MADTLYCVGVDGSENSRRAVIHAARLAQKTGARLLLVHVISWSAYTPLSVEEALRRPVEKKEEERIGRERVLEPLAALAREQGAADVDTHLTWGHPAAEIVKVARERKAEMIVVARRGHSTLVDLVLGSVANAVAHMADRPVLLVP
- the tldD gene encoding peptidase C69, whose translation is MDASRQDADRGSPPAGDVEALLYGEGDLDAEALPALVGEALTGLEDGELFAEYARTESLLLEDGRITDAHYGESRGFGLRGLIGEQAAFAHSPLLTKQALAEAAAVVRSLRRGGPVRMAPPPPGTNRRLYGDEDVLARPGFAEKVALLAEIDRHLRSRDPRVRQVTASLAASWRVVEILRADGFRARDIRPLVRLTISVVLERDGRRERGSASAGGRLAFAGALEQAGGWRRLADEALRQADVNLAAEPMPAGEMPVVLGPGWPGVLLHEAVGHGLEGDFNRKGLSVFAGRIGERVAAPGVTVVDDGTIPLRRGSLTIDDEGTPSRETVLIEDGVLKGYLFDRLNARLMGRESTGNGRRQSYAHLPMPRMTNTFMRPGDAELADMIAEVKDGIYAVDFGGGQVDITSGRFVFTCTEAYRIRNGRIAEPVKGATLIGSGAEVLQRVRAIGRELRLDPGIGTCGKDGQSVPVGVGQPALLVSSLVVGGTEAA